The Geitlerinema sp. PCC 9228 genome has a segment encoding these proteins:
- a CDS encoding DNA cytosine methyltransferase: MLIRVGRGSIQMRVMTPHEYARLQGVPEDYPIPSQINQALTGFGDAVCVPVIHWIAERILNPLALSFIHQQ, encoded by the coding sequence ATGTTAATTAGAGTGGGTCGAGGTTCGATTCAAATGCGAGTGATGACCCCCCACGAATATGCCAGATTGCAAGGTGTTCCGGAGGATTATCCAATTCCTTCACAAATTAACCAAGCTCTGACAGGATTTGGAGATGCTGTATGTGTACCAGTTATTCACTGGATTGCCGAACGAATTTTAAACCCTTTAGCTCTATCTTTTATTCATCAGCAATAA